The Quercus lobata isolate SW786 chromosome 4, ValleyOak3.0 Primary Assembly, whole genome shotgun sequence genome segment ACCTAGGATTGACGGACAATGCCAATGCCAAGATGGCAAACTTAGGTattaattctttatattttatatatccGCAGAAGTATATGATTTCAAAAAGCCTTTATGGATTGTGTGAGAgtttgtaaaagaaagaaatttgacAAGCAAATGTATTAACCATGACAAAGACTACACAAGCAGTCTGAAACTGTGTTTACTTTTTGGTTGTAggttaaaattttgagaaaattcagCATCATGTCTAGCACTTAGGATTAGGAACTATGATTACTAGATGATTATGTGAGGAAAAGTATAAATGTAGtctgactaaattttttttttttttttggttgatgcatGTCTAGAAGCCTTTTCTGCCTTGTTTCTTGCTTATTGAAGCTGTCTTATATGTTAACCTTGTCTGATTGAAGCCATGGTCTGTCTACCCAGAAGTGCTTATTAGCTCTTTGCTCTTTGTCTAAATTGCCTACCCATAgttttgctttcatgttgtGGAGTTCTGTGTTTCGTCCTTTTGGGTTTCGTTGGGTGCTACTGTTATTGACCTTTTGTAAGATGGCCAAATGTGTAGGCAACAATATTTAGATATTTGGAACTTTGGTCCTTCTATGCTTGATGTGTACTTACTTTGTGACAGGATCATAATCTTTGTACACTTGAGGGTGTggaatttcaatattgatagAGCTGTTTGCTAGATCattgtttgattggtctagggtGTGGGGGTGATGAAGGAGGCAGTGAGaatgatttattatattttatttgattttatatatatcaagGACAATTCTGTAATTTCCTAATATTCTAGAATGGGTTGTGCTTATTATAGTCTATTGGGTCTTactttggtttttcttttaagtttggtTATTTAGTTGGGATTAGCAGTAAAAGCCCAAGGAGTCAAAGTCCAAGTCTTATTAAGGTTTTAAGAAATCCAATTAGGTATTAGACTTCTATTTAAAGAGTTGTAATACTTTCTATTGAGATTAttagtattttcaaaatttaagagCTATGCAGCTTTCTTTTATGGTTCGTGTAATGCAACCTTCTCTGAGGTGTAATGCCAAGGAACCCAGGTGTGATACTTAGGAAGTCTAAGTGTGATTCCTAGATATTTATCTTTAACTTAATAGTATTGTTCACGATTATTGCTCACAGCAACCCAAACCTAATTTTCTCCTTTGTTTAATTTCACCTCCAAACCCTACTAATCCTTATCCCATTTGAAACCCCAATTATCCCTCTTATTTAGAAGTCTTTTTCCCACCAAAACCTAACCCTAAACCCTTAAAGCCCAAGTGCTATTAGATCTGCCCTAACAATTCTAAATCAGATTTTGTTTGTTCCCCTTTGTCCTACGTTAGTTTGGTATCAACGCAAGGATTTGCAACATGTCCACACGATCAAGGAGATCATTTAGGGGGAAATTGAATGATTGTGAGCAAGATGAAGATCATAGGGAGGATGCATTTGATTATGGAGCTTTTGCTATGGATAActtggatgaggatgaggagaATACTTCTCTTATTTCTGTAGAGAGACGAATTCTAGCATCCCCTAGAGTAGAGGAAGAGAGTTGGAgaacttcaattttttagaCGTTGGTTCGTTGTGGAAACCAAGCAAAGAAGCTTATTATTGATGAAAGAAATTGCATAAATGTTGTGTCATCTTCTACAATTGAACGCCTTAAGCTTCTGATTGAACCTCATCCATACAAAGTGGCTTGGATAGACAAACACTTCTATAACTTTAGGTTaggtccttttatagtggtacTTTGGATTAAGTAATATGTTTGAACTTGGTAAGAGAGTGtaattaagtgtgtgtgtgtgtttaatagttagttagtttctcaaaaaaaaaaaaaaatatatatatatatatatatatattaattttgttataatttaaaagaaaatataaagaaagcTCAATAACAACATtgacttaattttaattttcttttttaaaaaaagttaaggaACTGCATTGAGATGGagcaaattaaattttgtttaatatataaatttttgttagaagtgaaacttttattttttgagtattGGAAgtgaaacttttatttttggatggGATTGGAAGTGAAACTTTGTTTAATAGTCAGTGACTCAGTGGACTGAATTAGTAATTTACAAACCAAAACCCTCCTATGCGTATGTCATTCGTTGAGGACGAATGTGGAATTTCAAATGCCAGCTACCTCAGAAAAAGCTGGTAGCCGTTATACTCGCTGGCAcggttttttatttaatccaCCGACTAGGGGCATTCCTGGAAATATAATTTCCAATTCGACCGTTACgaaattcaaaaacaaagtCCACTTGACCGTTTGAAAAACCTTGCATTCCACACTGTTTCTCCTctctcaaaactctctctcactctgtcaaaactctcactctctcactctctctctctacaaatTAATGGCTGATCAGAGCACAAACCCATCAATCATGGAATCAAAACCACGACACCCACTTCACCAAATCGCAGAAACACCGACCCACAAGCTTCTTCTCAAGCAATGGCTCAAGGAAGAGGAACTAATCCTTGGAAGAATCACCCTCAAAGAAACCCAAATCGACTCGGTCCGAAAGGAAATCACAATGCtatacatcttcttcttcctcttccactCCATATCTCTAGTCCTCCTCTTCAATGCCTCCTCCTCTAATGACCCACTTGGATACAACAAGCTAGCCTGCCACAGATCATGGATCCCATCACTCTGTTCCATTCTGTTTTCTCTCGGAATCATCTGGGCTGTGCGGTACAAGACCGATGTGGAGGTCCACTTGGAGAAGCTATTACAGAGGGAAAAAGAGGATGGGAAGCTGTTGGCTAAGTGTGCTGAAGAACTGAAGAAGAAGGGTCTCGAATTCGACTTGTTGAAGGAGGTCGATGCGCTTCGAAGGGCAAAGAGTTTGCGAGTCGAGGCCAAGGAGGTCAGGAAATGGTCTGCAAGGGATTTTGTCACCTTGTTCTTCTTCACAATGTCTTGCTTTGTTCTTGCAATCACAAGGGTTATCTTGTGTAATTAGGCCTTTTTTATCTGTAAAGGGGCATTTGTGGGGGTTTGGATTGGATAATAGGATCTTGGCAATTTAAGTGGGTAATTTTGGGATAGGATTGGATTTTTTTGAGttcatcaatttgttttttttttttttttttggttgctaattTTATATGGGGGCAGAAGACTTGGTTTTGTCATCAAATTGTCAGAATTTAGGTGTTGGGATGGGAAGTCAGTGCAGAACGTTCTGTTCTGCTTTTGGTGATATTGGAATTTGGAAACATATGGCAAACTCATGGAATAAATATTGATTTTACTTTATGTTATTATAAgtgttaaaatttgaattttctttttctttaagaacTGTACCTTGGATttcctcaattaaattcaaaaatataatttaattgtcatatttgaataatttatattttataaaattaagcAATCAAGTTTCTTAAGGGGGACATTAGAAAACTTGGTATTCTAGCCTTTTGATGACATCATTTACCAAATATTTAGGGCAATGATTCCTTAAATTGGCAATCCTTTGTTATGGGATATGCTGTTGCAACTCCCTCCTTCAGGTGTAAGTAATTAAGTTAGTGGAAGTGTGGAACATTtgactataatatttttataacaaattctaagtagcagattgttattagttataaTTTAGATTCATCACtgaaattacactttgcccaaTAACAATCTACAACCTaggatattttgtgaaaatgttgcagatgtattatttaaaatccttcaaagatattcatacttttatacttcaaaaattaattataatttttaatgtttttaacatgctttattattttaattttattaactttcttatttaatttgtaaaaatatgcttaaatcatttaatttcccccatatatatatattagtcaattttgctaatttaataaatctaatatctatatttttgttttaattaattactaaagtAATTATAATATCGTCGTAGTTCAATCTTAAAAACTTTAAACCTCTCCATTTATTGGTTCTTTTAACAGTTCAGTCTGAAAACCatattaaaaagaaatcaataaCAAGTCTCGGGCCTAACTTTATTTCTAGTTTTTGCTTATACTCAAAATCCACAACCTTAATTCCTACTAACAACCATTATGACCATGGGCCCAATTACTAAACCTAACAAATTTAAGATACTCTTACATGCCAAATACccaatttgaatgtgtatgttataaacatatgttaatttgatttatttagttagttttattaaatattattacatatgtaataattaaattggtcattggtttaatatattttgaatttataactaatataccttatatatatatatgtatgtatatttataattttttaataattttattagatttttatatATCTTACTATATATGATACGATACAATTCACGTTTTGATAACTATGCATATACCAAGTGAAAATATGCCCAAGGTATTTTAGTGTCTTTTTATGGGTTTTCGGTTTTTAAGACCCATTTTTCTTTGTCATGGCCCATTAActaaagagaattttttttttttagaaacacacacacacacacaagggagagggaaaggggttctaacacaaagacacaccacaactccactcaaaagccatggtaacttttaagagaATGTGagacaagttatactacacacaacacactttcttaagcaatgtgggaaataacccttttttttttttttttgagaaacaaacacacacacacacacacacacacacacacacacacacacataagggagagggaaatgagttctaacacaaaggcacaccatAACTCTACTTAAAAGCCAAAGTAACTTTTTAAGGGAGGGTGGAGCAatttatactacacacaacacactcttttaagcaatgtgggacaattacccattctttttATGGGTCTTTGGTTTTTGAGACCCATTTTTC includes the following:
- the LOC115987259 gene encoding uncharacterized protein LOC115987259, with protein sequence MADQSTNPSIMESKPRHPLHQIAETPTHKLLLKQWLKEEELILGRITLKETQIDSVRKEITMLYIFFFLFHSISLVLLFNASSSNDPLGYNKLACHRSWIPSLCSILFSLGIIWAVRYKTDVEVHLEKLLQREKEDGKLLAKCAEELKKKGLEFDLLKEVDALRRAKSLRVEAKEVRKWSARDFVTLFFFTMSCFVLAITRVILCN